In Flavobacterium sp. CS20, a single window of DNA contains:
- a CDS encoding tyrosine-type recombinase/integrase, whose product MSQITTFLSYLENEKQYSKHTIIAYQNDLKGFSQFLKDNFDDLSVIDVDYFQVESWIAELSQHNLKHKSINRKLSSLKTFYMFLLKTDQIKTSPMQKLKSLKTPKPLSTPFSIQEVENVINSFEPVDFKSSRQALIIELLYATGMRRAELISLQTKDVDLAKQQLKITGKRNKQRIIPLYNKICESIKNYLQFKKHNGLSHPNLLVTDQDEPLYPSLVYHVVNNAFSEFSSKSKTSPHILRHTFATHLLNQGSDLNAIKELLGHESLSSTEIYTHNSIEQLKQSYFNNHPRESK is encoded by the coding sequence ATGTCTCAAATAACGACATTTCTATCATATCTCGAAAACGAAAAACAGTATTCTAAACATACTATTATCGCTTATCAAAATGATTTAAAGGGTTTTAGTCAATTTTTAAAAGATAATTTTGATGATTTGTCCGTAATTGATGTAGATTATTTTCAAGTCGAATCTTGGATAGCTGAGTTGTCTCAACATAATTTGAAGCATAAAAGTATCAACAGAAAACTTAGTTCGCTCAAAACTTTTTATATGTTTTTACTTAAAACGGATCAGATAAAGACTTCACCCATGCAAAAACTTAAAAGTCTGAAAACACCAAAACCTTTAAGCACACCTTTTTCTATTCAAGAAGTTGAAAATGTAATCAATAGTTTTGAGCCAGTAGATTTTAAATCTTCAAGGCAAGCATTGATTATTGAGTTGCTTTATGCAACAGGAATGCGACGTGCAGAATTAATTTCATTGCAAACCAAGGATGTAGATTTAGCTAAACAGCAATTAAAAATTACAGGAAAAAGAAACAAACAACGTATTATTCCTTTATACAATAAAATATGTGAGAGTATTAAAAATTATTTACAATTTAAAAAGCACAATGGTCTATCGCATCCAAATTTATTGGTTACTGATCAAGATGAACCACTATATCCAAGCTTAGTTTATCACGTAGTAAATAATGCTTTTAGTGAATTTTCAAGCAAATCAAAAACCAGTCCACATATTTTACGTCACACATTTGCAACACATTTATTGAATCAAGGCTCTGATTTGAATGCCATAAAAGAACTGCTTGGACACGAAAGTCTTTCATCTACAGAGATTTACACTCACAATAGTATTGAGCAACTCAAGCAATCTTACTTTAATAATCATCCAAGAGAATCAAAATAA
- the nusG gene encoding transcription termination/antitermination protein NusG, with translation MSETSLKKWYVVRSISGSENKVKDYIKKEIAHEGLEDYVDEILVPTEKVVQIRNGKKIQKDKVYLPGYIVINANLEGELPHIIKNVNGVIGFLGETKGGDHMPLRKSEVNRLLGKVDELSTSKEQVNIPFTIGENVKVIDGPFNSFNGTIEKVNEEKRKLQVMVKIFGRKTPVELSFMQVEKI, from the coding sequence ATGTCTGAAACATCACTAAAAAAATGGTATGTTGTAAGGTCTATAAGTGGATCTGAGAACAAAGTTAAAGATTATATAAAAAAAGAAATCGCTCATGAAGGGCTTGAGGATTACGTTGACGAAATATTAGTGCCTACAGAAAAAGTTGTTCAAATAAGAAATGGTAAAAAAATACAGAAGGATAAAGTTTATCTTCCTGGATATATTGTAATTAACGCTAATTTAGAAGGCGAATTGCCACACATTATTAAAAATGTTAATGGTGTTATCGGGTTTTTAGGAGAAACCAAAGGTGGTGATCATATGCCTTTAAGAAAATCTGAAGTCAATAGATTATTAGGAAAAGTTGATGAGTTAAGTACAAGCAAAGAACAAGTTAACATTCCATTTACTATTGGTGAAAATGTGAAAGTAATTGACGGACCATTTAATAGCTTTAATGGAACAATTGAAAAGGTTAATGAAGAAAAACGCAAGCTTCAAGTTATGGTGAAAATATTTGGACGTAAAACACCAGTTGAATTAAGCTTTATGCAAGTTGAAAAAATATAA
- the secE gene encoding preprotein translocase subunit SecE, whose product MSGIIKYINESYYELINHVTWPSYADAQRLMVIVAVFSVLLALAVFGIDQLFSGIIEQYFNWVKS is encoded by the coding sequence ATGTCAGGTATAATTAAATATATAAACGAATCCTACTATGAATTAATAAATCATGTAACTTGGCCGTCTTATGCAGATGCTCAAAGACTTATGGTTATTGTGGCTGTTTTTTCAGTATTATTAGCACTTGCTGTTTTTGGTATCGATCAATTATTTAGCGGTATTATTGAACAATATTTTAATTGGGTAAAATCTTAA
- a CDS encoding acyl-CoA dehydrogenase family protein produces the protein MNTNYFSEDHELFRSTLRDFLQKEVVPHVDKWEKDGKIDPAIWTKMGEMGYFGLAYPEQYGGMDLDFFYTTILLEEMQRVNSGGFAVTIWAHAYLAMTHLNAEGSDELKKKYLTASISGEKVGCLCITEPFGGSDVAGMKTTAVKVGDEYVINGSKTFITNGVYSDYLIVAAKTSPEQKSKGMSIFLIDRETKGISATKLNKLGWRASDTAELAFDNVRIPATNLMGKEDKGFSYIMQHFATERLIMGINAHARAEYAIEYALGYMKEREAFGKKLTEFQALRHKIAEMSTRVEICKHFNYAVASRLDKGEYVVKEASMSKLESTKVADEVIYDCLQLLGGYGYVEDYPLARMLRDSRLGPIGGGTSEILKEVLAKMIVDEKEYKPATQ, from the coding sequence ATGAATACAAACTATTTTTCAGAAGACCACGAATTGTTCAGATCAACACTACGAGATTTTCTCCAAAAAGAAGTCGTTCCACACGTTGATAAATGGGAAAAGGATGGAAAAATTGATCCAGCCATTTGGACAAAAATGGGCGAAATGGGTTATTTTGGTTTGGCATATCCTGAACAATATGGCGGAATGGATTTAGATTTTTTCTACACGACTATTTTACTTGAAGAGATGCAACGTGTCAACTCTGGTGGATTTGCAGTGACAATCTGGGCTCACGCATATTTAGCGATGACACATCTCAATGCTGAAGGTTCAGATGAATTAAAAAAGAAATATTTAACGGCTAGTATCTCTGGTGAAAAAGTAGGTTGCCTATGTATCACTGAACCTTTCGGAGGCTCAGATGTTGCTGGTATGAAAACCACAGCAGTCAAAGTAGGCGATGAATATGTTATCAATGGTTCAAAAACTTTTATTACCAACGGCGTATATTCAGATTATTTGATTGTCGCGGCAAAAACTAGTCCCGAACAGAAATCAAAGGGAATGAGTATCTTTCTTATAGATAGAGAAACCAAAGGAATTTCAGCGACAAAATTAAATAAACTTGGTTGGAGAGCTTCAGATACAGCAGAATTAGCTTTTGATAATGTAAGGATTCCCGCTACTAATCTTATGGGAAAAGAAGACAAAGGCTTCAGTTATATTATGCAACATTTTGCAACTGAGCGATTAATTATGGGTATTAATGCCCATGCAAGAGCAGAATATGCTATTGAATATGCATTAGGATATATGAAAGAGCGCGAAGCTTTTGGCAAAAAATTGACTGAATTTCAAGCACTTCGTCATAAAATCGCAGAAATGTCAACACGTGTAGAAATCTGTAAACACTTCAATTATGCGGTTGCGTCTCGATTAGATAAAGGCGAATATGTAGTCAAAGAAGCCAGTATGTCTAAACTTGAATCTACAAAAGTCGCAGACGAAGTCATTTATGATTGTTTGCAACTTCTCGGCGGATATGGATATGTTGAAGACTATCCATTAGCAAGAATGCTTAGAGATTCTAGACTTGGTCCAATTGGTGGTGGTACCTCTGAAATCTTAAAAGAAGTCTTAGCTAAAATGATTGTGGACGAAAAGGAGTATAAGCCAGCAACACAATAA
- the tuf gene encoding elongation factor Tu yields MAKENFDRSKPHLNIGTLGHVDHGKTTLTAAITKVMADKGYSEASAFDQIDNAPEEKERGITINSSHVEYQTEKRHYAHVDCPGHADYVKNMVTGLAQMDGAILVVAATDGPMPQTREHILLGRQVGVPRIVAFLNKVDLVDDEELLELVEMEVRDLLSFYDYDGDNAPVIAGSALGALEGDEKWAEKIVELMDAVDEYIELPKREVDKDFLMPVEDVFSITGRGSVATGRIETGVANTGDPVELIGMGAEKLKSTITGVEMFRKILDRGEAGDNVGILLRGIEKDQITRGMVITKPGTVTPHAKFKAEVYVLKKEEGGRHTPFHNNYRPQFYVRTTDVTGTITLPDGVEMVMPGDNLTITVELLQPIALNVGLQFAIREGGRTVGAGQVTEILD; encoded by the coding sequence ATGGCAAAGGAAAATTTTGATCGCTCCAAACCACACCTTAACATAGGTACGCTTGGACATGTCGATCACGGTAAAACTACTTTAACTGCTGCAATCACAAAAGTGATGGCTGATAAAGGCTATTCAGAAGCTTCTGCTTTTGATCAAATTGATAATGCACCTGAAGAAAAAGAGCGTGGTATCACAATCAACTCTTCGCATGTTGAATATCAAACAGAAAAAAGACACTATGCACACGTTGATTGTCCAGGTCACGCCGACTATGTAAAAAACATGGTAACTGGTCTTGCACAAATGGACGGTGCAATTTTAGTTGTTGCGGCTACTGATGGTCCTATGCCACAAACACGTGAGCATATTTTGCTTGGTCGCCAAGTTGGTGTGCCTCGTATCGTTGCTTTCCTTAATAAAGTTGACTTAGTTGACGATGAGGAGTTGCTTGAGTTGGTTGAAATGGAAGTTAGAGACTTGTTAAGTTTCTACGATTATGATGGTGACAATGCTCCCGTTATTGCTGGTTCTGCTTTAGGAGCTCTTGAAGGCGATGAAAAATGGGCTGAAAAAATTGTTGAATTAATGGATGCTGTAGATGAATATATTGAGTTACCAAAAAGAGAAGTTGATAAAGACTTTTTAATGCCAGTTGAAGATGTTTTCTCTATCACTGGTCGTGGTTCTGTTGCTACAGGTAGAATTGAAACGGGTGTTGCTAATACTGGTGATCCTGTAGAATTAATTGGTATGGGAGCTGAAAAATTAAAATCAACAATTACTGGTGTTGAGATGTTCCGTAAAATATTAGATAGAGGTGAAGCTGGGGACAATGTCGGTATCTTGTTAAGAGGTATTGAAAAAGACCAAATCACAAGAGGTATGGTTATTACTAAACCTGGTACAGTAACACCTCATGCCAAGTTTAAGGCTGAAGTTTATGTCTTGAAAAAAGAAGAAGGAGGTCGTCATACACCATTCCATAACAACTATAGACCTCAGTTTTATGTAAGAACTACTGATGTTACAGGAACAATTACCTTGCCAGATGGTGTAGAAATGGTAATGCCTGGAGATAACTTAACTATCACAGTTGAATTGTTACAACCTATCGCTTTAAATGTGGGATTACAATTTGCAATTAGAGAAGGTGGTCGTACAGTTGGAGCTGGACAAGTAACTGAAATTTTAGACTAA
- a CDS encoding helix-hairpin-helix domain-containing protein: MTISQQNGVFLLVGLIIVCLIGVLYYNYNYYKLSPYQSLIDTIAQQKIDSLKIIKAEQKPSYQYKIYPFNPNFLKEGKAYRLGLSAEEHNRLIAFRDKGKWINSVEDFQNVTQVSDEILKKILPYFKFPDWVVEQQKAKRQSEPIIILSYKQKQDLNIATAEDLQKISGVGEVLSKRIIAYRDKIGKFRSDIQLKDVWGLKYDVIDKITAKMKVKSNNEQPKIDINQASLIELTEVPYFDYELAREIFQFIKVNQGINSFEELSKLQQFPTSKIDRIKLYLAINK; the protein is encoded by the coding sequence TTGACAATATCGCAACAGAATGGGGTTTTTTTGTTAGTAGGTTTGATTATTGTGTGCCTTATAGGCGTTTTATATTACAATTACAATTATTATAAATTAAGCCCATATCAAAGTTTGATAGATACAATTGCACAACAAAAAATTGATTCTTTAAAAATTATAAAAGCCGAGCAAAAGCCGTCTTATCAATACAAAATCTATCCTTTTAATCCTAATTTTTTAAAAGAAGGAAAAGCCTATCGCTTGGGTTTGTCTGCTGAAGAACACAACAGATTAATTGCTTTTAGAGATAAGGGAAAATGGATAAATTCAGTTGAAGATTTTCAAAATGTTACTCAAGTTTCTGATGAGATTTTAAAAAAAATTTTACCATATTTTAAATTTCCAGATTGGGTTGTTGAACAGCAGAAAGCAAAAAGACAATCAGAGCCAATAATCATTTTAAGTTATAAGCAAAAGCAAGATTTAAATATAGCAACAGCTGAAGACCTGCAGAAAATCAGCGGTGTAGGCGAAGTGCTATCTAAACGTATCATTGCATACAGAGATAAAATCGGTAAGTTCAGATCCGATATTCAACTCAAGGATGTTTGGGGTCTCAAATACGATGTCATTGATAAAATCACTGCAAAAATGAAAGTAAAATCAAATAATGAACAGCCAAAAATTGATATCAACCAAGCGTCTTTAATAGAGTTGACTGAAGTGCCATATTTTGATTACGAATTGGCAAGAGAAATATTTCAGTTTATAAAAGTTAATCAAGGTATAAATTCGTTTGAAGAATTGTCAAAATTACAACAATTTCCTACTTCCAAAATTGATAGAATTAAATTATATTTGGCGATAAATAAGTAA